The Apium graveolens cultivar Ventura chromosome 11, ASM990537v1, whole genome shotgun sequence genome has a window encoding:
- the LOC141697519 gene encoding uncharacterized protein At5g01610-like, whose product LTPCTQPHFSRTKFTKKISSSLDLLIPLLITLPLLSISTPSVYDVLQQYNFPVGLLPGGITRYELDTNTGKFKVYLDETCEFNVQDYTLKYKSTISGTISNNELKDLSGISVKVLLFWLNIGEVSRDGDTLEFSVGIVSADFEVDNFVESPQCGCGFDCNGGVGVDKRDGKRYLNRFVYSS is encoded by the coding sequence cTAACACCTTGTACCCAGCCTCATTTCTCTCGCACTAAATTCACCAAAAAAATATCATCATCACTTGACCTCCTAATCCCCCTCCTCATCACCCTCCCTCTCCTCTCAATCTCCACCCCATCAGTATACGACGTCCTCCAACAATACAACTTCCCAGTAGGCCTACTTCCGGGAGGAATAACACGATACGAACTCGACACGAACACCGGAAAATTCAAAGTATATTTGGACGAAACTTGCGAGTTCAACGTTCAAGACTACACGTTGAAGTACAAGTCGACTATCTCGGGCACGATATCGAACAACGAACTCAAGGATTTGAGCGGGATAAGTGTGAAAGTGCTGCTGTTTTGGTTGAATATCGGGGAAGTTAGTAGGGATGGCGATACGTTGGAGTTTTCAGTAGGGATAGTTTCGGCAGATTTTGAGGTGGATAATTTTGTAGAGAGCCCGCAGTGTGGGTGCGGGTTTGATTGTAATGGTGGTGTTGGAGTGGACAAGAGAGATGGCAAGCGGTATTTGAATCGTTTTGTTTACTCTTCTTGA
- the LOC141695863 gene encoding protein SENESCENCE-ASSOCIATED GENE 21, mitochondrial-like has translation MAPASLCNVKLISAFVVEQVCVAGKRGYASKSGSMMRSGAAMMSKKGGEEVALVNRSWGPDPVTGYYRPEGVTTTQADAAEMREMLFNNKTRRN, from the coding sequence ATGGCGCCTGCATCTTTGTGCAACGTTAAATTGATCTCTGCATTTGTCGTAGAACAAGTATGCGTTGCGGGCAAGAGAGGATATGCATCCAAGAGCGGGAGTATGATGAGAAGCGGCGCAGCAATGATGTCGAAGAAAGGCGGAGAAGAGGTGGCGCTGGTGAACAGGTCTTGGGGACCTGACCCTGTCACAGGCTACTATAGGCCTGAAGGTGTTACTACTACTCAGGCTGATGCAGCTGAGATGCGAGAAATGCTTTTCAACAACAAAACCAGACGAAACTAA
- the LOC141695864 gene encoding protein SENESCENCE-ASSOCIATED GENE 21, mitochondrial-like has translation MAPASLCNVKLISAFVVEQAYVASKRGYASKSGSMMRSGGAMMSKKGGEEVALVNRSWGPDPVTGYYRPEGVTSQADAAEMQELLLNNKTRRN, from the coding sequence ATGGCGCCTGCATCCTTGTGCAACGTTAAATTGATCTCTGCATTTGTCGTCGAACAAGCATATGTTGCGAGCAAGAGAGGATATGCATCCAAGAGTGGAAGTATGATGAGAAGCGGCGGAGCAATGATGTCGAAGAAAGGCGGAGAAGAGGTGGCGCTGGTGAACAGGTCTTGGGGACCTGACCCTGTCACAGGCTACTATAGGCCTGAAGGTGTAACTAGCCAGGCTGATGCAGCTGAGATGCAGGAGTTGCTTTTGAACAACAAAACTAGACGAAACTAA